Within Lolium rigidum isolate FL_2022 chromosome 5, APGP_CSIRO_Lrig_0.1, whole genome shotgun sequence, the genomic segment AAATATCGTTGGACATAGAAACATCGTCGATGTAATTTATTGTTGATTTAGCTCCTTTGTTTAATTGTTGTAGTTCTTGGGGATTTTATGCTATATGGCCGATGCCAGAGTCAGGCTTTCATTCATTTGCATGCATGATTTTCTTTCCATGATGTACACATATTTCAAAGCATTAGTTGTGTTTTCCAAAGAAAGGGATATTCATGCTCCAGTTCCTTCAGCTACCCCTTTTAAATTAAGCGCATTTCCTTATGCCAGTCTTCTCATGCTATGAGATCCACACATCTTGAGAACTCACTATTTTTGAACTTCTTTCTTGTCATTATGCAGTTTGTAGAAAGTGTATCTATAAGAAGCTTAATGATGAGGAGTTAGACTACTGTCCAGAATGTAAAATTGATCTCGGCTGCGCTCCACTTGAGAAGCTTAGGTATTATTCTCATGACCTTATATTTTTCGGGTGAAGATGGGAGTTACATGTTTATTCTACCACAGACTGCTTTGCTTTGCCCAATGTTCTTATACATTTCCTTACTACCAAAATACACGTTTATGTGCTTTATTTCTTCTACTTCACAGCCAAGTTTCATAGATTTTGTATTGTTAGCATATATTTCCATTAGATAAAAAGATGTCAGACTCAAACTTTGAGCCTAAATCATCATAGCAGATAGTTGCACCGAACTACAGATTGAATGTAAAAAATATGGAGTACAAAGGGCTTATCCAGCTCTCTGGACAAGACGAAATATATAGCTATGTTACTCCTGCATTATAGGAGCATCCTTCTGAGATTGTTACACACCAGTACAGCCTCATTTGAGCAGACTATCTTATATGTAGAAAGAAATATTTCACTTAAGCTTGATATTGAGAAATATCTCCGAGATTACTACGACGGCTATGCATTGCGTAACAGAACATTCCACTTAAGCTTGATATGCGAATCCCTTATATAAAGATATTTCTCGGCAGTTGACCTCCAGTCTGCTTTCttatctggcagcattttgtgttttcaatagtcGCTTGACACCATTTTGAGTGTTAGTAATACCATAACTTTGCTGTCATTATGCCTCTGTTTCAAGATCTTTTGTCAATCATTGGTTTATGGAGAAAGCCATTTATATTGGTTTGTAAACTGGTGAAGACTAATTCTGCGCCTGTAGTAGATAATTGTTCACGTTTAAAATGCAAAGTGCTGTTTGGACTTGTACACATAACCttctttttctatcaatgcatcgaaacgcaaggctttttATGAGAAAACTGTCATGTAACTCTTCTGAATTGGGATTTCTTGGTGAATTTATTTTCATTCTAAACTTATGCTTTTCTTCTACTCATTTCTGATATCTTGATTCCAGAGCCGATCACAATAAACAAGACGTGAGGTCGAAGATTTTTCCATCGAAAAAAACAAAGATCGATGACGCTAAAGTTGAATCTCCCATTTCAGTGCCTATTAAAAGGAAAGAGAGATCTATCTCTTCATTGGTGGTTGATACACCTCGAATAACAACGGGTTTGACAGGGCGCCGAACAAGAGCAGTTACTAGgaaggctgctgctgctgcattaCGTGGCCTTGGTCCAATCCTTGATCCTGTAGAAAAGGATAATGGTAGTGCCAATAAGCATGCTGATAATATAAGCTTGCTAGATAGCTTGAGCAAAGTGCCTCAAACAAGAAGAAAGGTAAAAACAGCTGTAACATTCTGACTGCATCATGTAATGTTACGTCTTTACTTCGCAGTTTTTGTTTTCTCATTAGCTACATGTATATTTTGCATCTATGTGCATGCCATCTTAAAACTAATCAATGCAAAAAATGCATGTCATCAGTAGTAGTGATTTGCTGATATTATTTGCAGGCATCATCGACTGCCGAAACATCAAGTCGTAACTCTAATAAAGATAAAGCAGGTGACGATAAGGACTTGGATAAGGCAGAGCTCTGGAAACCTTTAAATTGTCTTGTAGACGCTGCAAGCAAAACAAAGTCCTTCAGATCAAGTCCACATACTCCAGCTGCTAAGGCAGATCCTCCCAATGGATCTCCTAGTAGTGAACATGCTAACCGAGAAAAGTCTGGGGAGCAGCTGCGGAAGTCCAAACTTCAAGATGACAAGAAAGATGTTCCTCTGTCAGTAATGCTTAAAAAGAAAGGGCCTGGCCGGGCGAAGAGTGCAGCTTCTGTTGCTGCAGCTAGCCAGAAGGCCCAGAACAGTAGGCCAATAAACCCCATATGGTTCTCATTGATTGCTTCGTTTGAGCAGTAAGTCGTGATTATAGTATCACTATTTTCAATTCAGTCAAAGCAATATCTTTGGTGTGCCCGACTCCCCTTTGATCTTCTGTAATCCAAATGTTTGCAGGAAAGGTTCCCCGCCCTTGCCACAGATACCTGCCCATTTTTTGAGAATAAAGTAAGCTCGTGTTCCTCACCTCTGCTACAGATGTACTGTTACTTCTTAAGTTCTTATGTATCACAAAAGTTCCCTAAATTATACTTTAAAAGGATGCTCTTGGCATTGAGGTATTGAACTGTTATGATATGCTTCGAATGGAAAAgcatgaaaatagaaaaatcTAAGGAAAAAGACATTCACTAGGAATTTGAATGGACATAAACTATGTTCAGATATAGTATGCCATTGTCTTAGGTGATGGTAGGATGAAGATGTGTATTCAGTATTCATTTGCAAAGCCTAGTTATTTCCAATTTTAAAGTATGTGTCCTTTCAGCGAACGTTTGTGATTTTGTATTTGAGAAACTAATTTGACTAAGTTCGCAATTGCTTGGCTTGGATTTGGTTAAGTTCTGTATACACCTGAAGGGGCATAGCTATCAGAATATATGCATATCTAAGCTTGTTCCTTCATATAGTGATTGCTTTTAGCATAACTTATAAGCTCGTTCACTCGTTCTTTGCCACCCCTGACCACTTTAATCCGTTTGTACAATCTGCAAGTAACTTGGTGGGGAGTCAAGTGAACTTTGAAATTTTCTTCTGCAAATGCAGCTAAGTTTCTCAGCATATctataaaaaaaagaagaaaatacaGCTAACTTGCATTACCTTGATTGTGAACTTAGTCCCTCCCCTTGTAGTTTCTGTCACTTGCATTTCTATTGTTGCAATCAACAGTTGTTTTATTGTACAGCTGAATATCTTTCAGTTGTGGCTAATGCATTTTCTCATTATAGAGATGGAAGTATACCCGCATCATCCATCCAGAGGTACATTATGCAGAAGCTCGGTCTTCAAAGTGAGTCTGAGGTATGATTTCTACCTTGCAACGCTCTAGGTTTTTTTTTCCCCATGTGCTTAATGTTTTACCGCAATTATCCAAAACTATAAGCACATTCTGTAGAAAACGCGTGCATGGTAGTAAACTGGAACCAGTGTACATGTTGGCTTATTCTGAAACTTATAAGTTATTATCTTAGAGGTAGAGGTAGGAAAATCACCTGCTGTTACCAGCATTTGTTATCACTTTACTGGTGCTAGCTATCCATCTAGCACAACTGGAGGGCACAGTCCCCTTGCAGAACGAATGATAATGGCATGCTAAAATACTCTACCCGAGTTCAGAACCATATATATAGCCTGTCTGAACAGTACCTGATCTTGTTGTTCCAGGTTGAAATGAGCTGCTGTGGGCAGTTTGTGAACCCTGCACAACCTCTGCGCAACCTGATGGACAGGTGGATGAGGGTCGGCCCGGCGCGCCCTCTGCAGACGTCGGTAGGCTCCTCGGGGGGAGACTACGTGATGGTTGTATCCTATGGGCGGCCAAAGTCTTGAACCCGGCGATCTCCTGCTTTATCAGGAGGGTTGCGCCGTGCTGCGCCCTGGGAAGAGGTCCTCCAAAGATGAAGGATTCTCTCCCTAGTCGACATATACTCGATAGAATGTGGCTGGCTCGCTCTGCAGCCAGCCCAGCCCACCTTGTCGGTGCTCACAATCTGCTGCTGCTGGATGCTGTCGGTTCTCTTAGGATGGATTTATTCGTTGTTCCCCTTTGTTCGTTTATACCCTTGTTATATGCAGATGAAACTCTGGCTGGAAATTGACTGACGATGAGGCTGGATAAAGTGGTTGGTTCGAATTGCTCGACAAAATGGCTGATAATCTGTTGGTTCTGCATGATCTGTGACTTGTTGCTTCCTTTAATCATCTACATATGTTTTGTTGTGAAGCCCGCAAACATTTGGTTTAGCTCCAAAGATTTCTTAGGGTAGCTCAAGCGTGCTAAGCCTAATACTGCCACAAAAATAGTTGCCCCAAATAATAGCATGTGAGCTGGGAGCATCTTTAACCCACCCTTATAATCGGTTAGAGAAGAATTGCACTGAACCGATCCTTTAAAAGTTAAGAGTAAAATTTTTAAGGACCGGTCTCTATAAGCAGCCTAACTCTCCTAAACATATTTCCAGTATATTTTTCGTTGTCCTGCCAGCGGCGACATCTTCCTGCTGTTTCCCCCACCCCGCCGGCATTGATGGCCTTGACTCCGGCTGTAATCGAAGCAGAGCTCACCTCCGTGACCCTGCCGAGCCTTTCTGCTGGCTTTACGCCACCGTATTCTTCCACCGCGCCCAAGGTTTTGGCCAGGAAGAGGTTGGGAAGCAAAACTGGGGTGAATGGCACCAAATCGGTGGTGAATGCCGGCGGCAAGGGCACGGAGGTCACCTCTGCCGCTAGTACCTCCACTTGTGTGAGTGACAAAGGAAGCCGACAAAGGCAATGAAGATGCTCTCCGAGGCAGCggagaataataataataagaaGGTGTCGGCGGCAACACCCAAGGCAACTCCAAGTCCAAGCCCGCGTGTAGTACCACGACTCTGTCCACCTCTTCACCTTGTTGGCGGGGTGTTTGGCCACCCAAGATGCCAATGAGGTCAACACCCGCCAAGTGCTCGGTGTATCATCGGAGGGTACAATTCTTCTCTTTTCTAGTCAGTGTCGCCGATTTCATTAGCCACCGATGTAGTGGTTGTTCTTGGTCACCAATGTTGATGTTCTAGTCGGCGTTGGTGATGGTGGCCTCATCGACTATGATGATGATTTCCTTGGTGGTGATGTTTGAGTTCCTTCGTAGATAATGCTAGTGGTAGATACGATCGTGGATCATTGCTCTCGGAGGTGCTACATGCATCTTGATCAATGTTGTTCCATTTTGGAAGAACTTGATCGATGTGATGTTTTTTGGGTGAATTTGATTAATGTGATGACTTTTGAATGAACTCTACACATGTTTTAATTagaattattttattttaactatatGTATGTCTATTTGTCAATCCGATTTGAATGCCCCCGGACCAGACGGTTTCCCTGCTCGGTTCCTGCAACGAAATTGGGACCTTCTGAAGGAAGAGGTGGTTCATGCTGTGCAGGTGTTTTTCGCTACTAGTATTATGCCTGAAGAAGTAAACGATACTGCTATTGTGTTAATCCCAAAGAAAAATGACCCAGAAATTCTTAAGGACTTCCGCCCTATAAGTCTTTGCAACGTAATCTTTAAGGTGGTTTCGAAGTGCTTGGTGAATAGATTGAGACCCATTCTCCAGGATATTATTTCGCCTTCACAAAGTGCATTCATACCAGGACGCCTTATTACTGATAACGCCCTGATGGCCTTTGAGTGCATACACTCAATTCAAACGGGTTCAGCTGCTCGGAAGAAATTTTGTGCTTATA encodes:
- the LOC124653341 gene encoding E3 ubiquitin protein ligase DRIP2-like, producing MQSGSASPAPPEDKPLAAAAVAEAQAVEEADGEQAKEDAVKMVEAEPEKPVKRGRGRPRRRPAPEGSGVVMVKRDLLASCMTCPICKRLLRDATTISECLHTFCRKCIYKKLNDEELDYCPECKIDLGCAPLEKLRADHNKQDVRSKIFPSKKTKIDDAKVESPISVPIKRKERSISSLVVDTPRITTGLTGRRTRAVTRKAAAAALRGLGPILDPVEKDNGSANKHADNISLLDSLSKVPQTRRKASSTAETSSRNSNKDKAGDDKDLDKAELWKPLNCLVDAASKTKSFRSSPHTPAAKADPPNGSPSSEHANREKSGEQLRKSKLQDDKKDVPLSVMLKKKGPGRAKSAASVAAASQKAQNSRPINPIWFSLIASFEQKGSPPLPQIPAHFLRIKDGSIPASSIQRYIMQKLGLQSESEVEMSCCGQFVNPAQPLRNLMDRWMRVGPARPLQTSVGSSGGDYVMVVSYGRPKS